Below is a window of Plasmodium sp. gorilla clade G2 genome assembly, chromosome: 6 DNA.
gtaatttttataaatatctcTACATGTTTCTTTTCATTCCCAAATATGTACAGGTATTTCTCTGAAAacttaaaacataaaaatgaattctCAATAGCAAAAGAAGTAAATTCTTTAAGCCctttaagaatatataaaaaatcttCTATACTATCTTGTTTGAACTCGGCATGTAGCTtcattataaatacaaaGGGAAAAATATACTGAATAAatggatataaatataaatatatatatatatatatatatatatatatatatatatttatatatatatgctgaTTTGTTCTTAATTTTGTTTcacttttttataaaatgtgtactattatatatatatatatatatatatatttgtgcattcttattttttttaataatgaattacacctacaattttatattattaagcCATTTAAAAGTTGtaagtattttattttatttccacatatatatgttaaagaTTTATACaagataaaaatttattataaaagaagGTAGGTACTTTTAATATGCTcgagaatatatatatatataattatcattattatatcatattaaatataacgCATAAAAATAAGGTGTTGCTTGAATAAAGCGAATTTTTAAAAGTTTACaggtataataaaaaaaaaaataaaataaataaatatatatatatatattgggtaaaagaatatattttttctttaataaataattaagtcaaaaaaaaaaataataaaaataaatgaatgcataatataatttatgtttttttttgtttttttatatattcttcttcCAAGTTGTTCATTTGTCCCTTCCAAAATTCACGTTCCTATaaagttatataaatatatatatatattaatttataatgttcttatgtgtacatatattatgGGTAGTAACATTTTACACAATACATGAAAAAACTATTTCTTATATACACATGTGTGATATAGAACGTACCTGTTTTAACTTTTCAATTTTCTTCCTCAGATTTAAGAGTATTGCAACATCAGTTCTTAATACCCTTTaattggaaaaaaaaaaaaaaatatatatacaaatataaatatataaacatatatatatatatatatatatatataattccaaATGtgatatttatgtataataattatatatatattttaatatattatatacccATATAAAAAGCAAATATTTTCAGTATATATAGTTGgtttttcaatattattttctttcaaatatatatctagtttatcaaaatatgatatatcaattttaagcttttgaaaataatatcttgcactgtatatatttttgtcttCTTTGTCTTCCTCTGGTAGTTTTGTAATCTATTAAAAggagaatataaaaagaatggaaattataaaatttgaatataaatgaaaatatatatatatatatatatatatatatatatatatatatacatatacatatacatatacatatacatatacatatacatatacatatacatatacatatacatatattttattttaattttaatttttacgGGAACTATTTCTTCTGTTGTTAGTTCAAACTTTTTCTTTAGCTTCTTCATATCTGCAGCTTTTTTCAATTCTAGTTTAATTTTACTTTCaaactttttaatattttctaatgTTGTTTCTTCTAACATTACATCTTTTTTGGAGACAGTATATgttttatgaataatattttttctttctagATCAGCTtgcatattatatgtaaatttgATTAAAGGATGTTTAGCTTTGgcttcttttaatttaagaatatcattgttatttttaattttttttgcttCTTCTAATTTAATTTGTTGATCAAATTTATCTTCCATAACTTTTTTGGTGACACTATAAAAAcgttcttttatttcttctatggttcttttatattttaaatcatATACATCATTAACTATTATAAAATGACAATCATATTTTTCAcacaaattaaataaataatctgTTTCTTCCTTTGTCCAATTTGTATTCATTGGTTGTATTTCtctataatataaatcatcattatattttatgatatttatttttttattaaacttTTCAAATGTATCATCATCTTCTATTTTATCTTCATtgaattcttttttatcattcttATATCCTATCTTAGACCACTTGGTTAATATTAAATCATCGTTTCTACACTTACTTCTAAATTTTACGAGTCTCCACACGCTCACATTTTTGTTATTCAGCTGTTAggggataaaaaaaaaaaaaaaaaaaaaattaacatataaaataaaataaaataaaataaacacatacgttttataatatatataaatatataaataattgtatatatttttttatgtttatatatttattattttattttttttccattttttttatccttaCACTTATTATCTTCGAAGTAGTAGGTAACGAAAATAAATTGTCATTATCTTTCAAAAAACTCAATTGTTTCTtacttattttttctttctgtTTCTTCttcgtttttattttttcaacatTGATACCGAGCATATCATAAATGTGACTCATTTTGGTTGAACaaatttaacaaaaaaataaaaaaaaaaaaaaaaaaaaaaagaaaaacacacaaaaaaatattatatacgtAAGTATTCTTCCATATATGTGTGTGGACCAACTACAAAAgctaattataaaataacatgatgaagaaaaaaaaaaggaagagACAAATATATAcccaaatatatatatatgaaattgtCTATATAAAGAACATagttacataaataaatatatatatacatatatatatgtatatatatttatttatgtttgtATAAAAATACTATAGTACCATTTTATATCAtccattaatatattttattattttgaattataatagaaaaaaaaaaaaaaaaaactattaATTTGTacataaaaaacaaaaaaatataaataaaataaatatatatgtatatatttcaatatgTTACATGTAGTTCAACAGTTCAAATTTTTCatgtttaataaaaataaaaaaaagccAATGagcatatatacatacatatatatatatatatatttaatgatgtataaaagaataaacatatatataaataaaaaaatacgattcgtattaatttattttaagtgTTAACCTTTTAGgggaaaaataaatgaaagaagaaaattaggtataataaatatctctaaaaatatgatacatataataatgtataataaatatatattttattttatcattaagaatatataataaaacaaataatatgaataaaaagtTGTTATGTTGCATTTAGAaatatttccttttatatataatagtagaatataaattaataggATGCTTATGgtaagaagaaaataataaaaaaaaaggcaaaaaaaatgatctctttaatttttaatatgaaattataatataatataatatatttacataatatagaaataaaaattgtagGCCAAAATAAATACACGTGCATTAAATTCTCtactttaaaaattataatataattaatagaaatttataaaatattatataaattgttatatatataattatatatattgatttattaattaaataaaaatgtaatataaatataattaatatgtgAAAGGCAAACATGATTTatccataaaaataaaaaataatgcctttttttttttatttataataaaatatatatatattattatctggGTATTCAATATGGtaataatatgaagaaaaaaaataaagaaataaaataatataaacactTGAAAATTTAAATGGTCAATAATAAGGAAAAATGAGGAAATTCATATGTTTTCATTAAGATagcacatattatatatatatatatatgtataatatatatatatatatatatatatatatatttttttatattattttttactcTTCAATATATATCAACTCTTATAACTCCGTAGTACATCATGAAAAGATGTTCTTCTTGTCGGTAATCATCTTCTTGATGATTGTcacacaaaaatatttatctacttgtattataaaaaagaaatatttttttttaaaatcggGACCAAATAATAAGCAATGTTATAGGATACATGGTTTTTTAACACAAACAAAAAAGGAGAGGTGTTTATTAGTAGATAAAAAATGTGAAGATAaagatttattttataaaaatgacaaaagtaacatattaaatagatataaagtggatgatataaaaaacatatatttttataatttattgcATTTTAATCTGCTAGACGTacttaatatatgtaaaatattattgCATATGAAAAGTATTActctatataaatataataataatgtgtcCATAAACATTCAGCAGTTCATTAAAGggaaagataaaaaaaaaataaaaaaaaatagtatatggcaaaataattcaaatcatttaattaatagtttagtaatattttttaaaaaatatttccaaAGGTATAAAGAGGAAAAGGACTTGTTCTTCAAGTTGGCTAGCTAccaaatggaaaaaaaaaaaaaaaaaaaaaaagcgaAAAATATTAGTGAAAATTATGTATTAGCTAGCCAAAATATGATGgatgaaaatatagataacaaatctgttaaaaaaaaagggaaaacaaattatttcaagaaatatattataagagGTATTTTGGAAAATACGAATATTtctataaagaaaaaaagttatgtaaataatataaaagataaaatatttttatttgaatttaGTGTGGATAATATTCAGTTTTCTTTAGAATGtctttataaaaaagtaagaggtatatattttttgtatagaaatattatgtatataaaaataaatgaagattATAAAATACCCATTGctgttttaaatattatatcaaatatTAATGTTTACTATAAGGtgatgaaaaattatattcttgttaattcattttttataaaatattattttaagtattatttaaataaagtttttaatttaaacAATATGTTTGttcaggaaaaaaaaaaaaaaaaaaaaacaaaaaaatatatatttaaaaatataaaggataatttaatatatataagacaaataaaaaaaaaaacaactaTGAATAATCATCCTTGtgatgacaaaaaaaaagaaataatatccACACCATATTATCCAAAAGAGATAATAAATGTGATGgatttttataacatattacataaaaataatataaaaataaaaagagtaaaaatatattttaatgggaagttatttatttcttttcctATATGTTTAacatataacataaataattatcaattttatttgaataatataaaatatattaatattaatatgaataatttgacaacaaatgaattatttattattaaagatatatatttaaacaataagatatattttaaaaataatacattttgttatttaaataatgagaATATCATTATGAGTAatgaaatgataaatatagatcttgattatattttgttattttatattttatattttaacgATAATcagaatttatatattcctcgGGTGTGTAATCCAGCGTGGCCTTTTTATTCCATGATAAATGAGAATAATTTAGTtcttaaaaagaaaacaacaaaaaaaatacaacaaGAGTTGACAAAAAagaatcaaaaaaatataaacagtaggaatattttaaaaagggtaatatataaatctgATCAAAATTTTGTAAACTTTGTGTTCTGATGGGATaacataaaatgaaataataatattaataataaagaagtgtgtctatgtatttatttatttatatttatattatttttttttttttttttttgtgaagataatatttgtatatacaaatatatatatttaattgaaaaataatttttttttttttttattttgtaattttttggtatctatatttcaaataacattatttatatttttttttttttttttatgaatatattatatatttgtttaaatCGTGGAAATgacatttaaatatatatatatatatatataattgtgtGTTAATTTCCAGGTTAATATAGCAACTTCATTTTAGATGCATTATAAgagatttttatttatatagttcaatataaaatcattcacatgtttataatttataattacatTGGACGTATGTACattgaatttattttttaataatccGATAATTctgtttttaaaattttgttGATTAATGATAGACACTTTATTTTgatcatattttaaaaaatgtttattttgtttaattaATTCTATTAATGTATGTTCAATATCGATTGTATTAACATGTTTGAGTTGTTCATagaatatttctttattaaatTGTTTGTCTATGAATTGAAAAATGAAAGATTTTAAGAAagtattatctatattatttgtatgggcataattaataataaaacataaatcTTTAGGTTTGATTAATATTTGTTtggatattatattttttttttttaaaatatctaaTAATGTATTAACTAAAAAATTGGatacatatttttcttgttcatattttaagcattcattaaaataattatataaaaatggatcattaaaaaaaacatgaaaataatgttttgaccagttatattttttttcatcttgataaatttttattttataattgacataaaattttaataatttcaaaatattatcattaattttatatataggtATATTTCCTTCTTtaacataattatatgattctttttttcttagaATAAAATGTGTATTATCTATATAgctttttgtatatatgttattattagtACAAGaggtattattattattattattatgtatattgtttgaatttttatcattgtttatatgatcatttattatattattatttatgttatttttgataatataatttataaaatttttcttttctgtttctatataatttcttatttttttaaagctattaatatttttaatttctatGCGGTCATTCTTAATATTTCCATATtcaaaagatatattaatatctgAACGTATGTTTTCTTTATTTCCTACACATACACCTAACAAGcatactttattttttatttctttaagaATATTTATGCATTCATCGCTGTTCATATCAGTTTTTTCTACAACGACTTCAACAAGAGGTACACCACATCTGTTATAgtctaataatattttatctgGTTTGGAATGTATCTGATTCATGTTATTTCTTACATAATGttcattattaattttttctgaatatatattattataattagtatttatattattatgtatagaacgattatcatttttatctatatatttattatcattacaaTTAATATGATTATCATTGGAATTTGTAACATCTTCATCTTTATTAGAGAAATATAAGTAACACTTACTGGTGTCTTCTTCAAGTTGTatactttttatatgatattttttttcattcaataatatatatccatcATATCCAATAGGGTTATCATGTTGTGTAATCTGGTATCCTTTGGGCAggtcataataattataaatttttctgTCAAAggagatattattatttaaattacaattaaaaataatagaaattAAATATGAGAATAAAACAGCTGTACTGTTTAATGTATTTAGAGATCCTACTTCTCCAATACAagtattacatatatatttatttggttcgatattttcattattatgatatttatttataataatatcatctGAGTTGTTGTTATTTATTAGATCCTTGTTCTTTTTAATTTGGTTATCAAAAATGGATTGATGTATATTCTTATGTTCATTTGGTTCTTTTACATTTGATACTTTTACATTTGATACTTTTACATTTGATACTTTTTCATTTGATACTTTTTCATTTGATACTTTTTCATTTGATACTTTTTCATTTGATACTTTTACTTCTTCATTTTTCCCtttccatatattttctCTTATAAATGCTATTAAATCATTgtgatttttttcatatgtttTTTCTCCATATAATGAAGATATGTTGAAACAATTACAGAATGCTTTATATTTTGTACTTAGCTGTATATGTACTTCTAATCCTATTTTacactttatatttttttccatatgtGATATAGTGTTTTCTTtgatttcttcattttttatatcactaaaaaatatatcattttttctgAGTGTACCTCCATGTTGTTTTACTTGACTCTTAGCAAGATCATAAAAGTTAAGATGTTTATTTTTCCTTCCCTTTTTAAATGAACATTTATTTAATGGAATGAgcaaattattattgttactgATATGCTTTATATTGAAACATGTAATAaaagaatgataatatataatgaacataaaaaaagAGGAGAAAATTACATAGCTGCTCATTATACGATagaaatgtaaaaaaaggataaacatacacaaagaaaatatacatataaaaatatatatatatatatatatatatttatgtatatttaatctttttttaatttgttttattttatttatttatttgtttattttttttattccccTTTCGAAAAAAACTTTTCGTAGGGAAGTGTAAGAATATCTGGTTATTTCTCATATTATGTtcctttaaatatatattaaaatattattatatattatttaattttttttttttctcatatttGAATAgctataaatttatataaaatatatatatatttatatatatttttattaggtTGATATATACTGGGATTTTATATTAgcaaggaaaaaaaaaaataataaaataataataaaatattttattatacatatgtaataatatattatacatatatatatatatgcttatTTTGGTTTACACCTTTGACgttctacaaaaaaaaaaaaaaaaaaaaaaaaaaaaagaaaaatagaatattataaatatttatattatatattatatataatatacatattatttgtatataattttttctgtagattaaaaaattttgtgttttaattttttttttgttgttttttttccttataatcttatgtatatatatatattttatatatataattatggcccatctataaaatataagattgtataatataatttttgtcaTGGGttgaaaatgaataataagataataaaaaaaaataatatacatatgttaatatgaatatgtaatatatatatatatatatatatatatatatatatttttatatatatatgtttatatttctttaaaaatataaatgttgaCAAGTGGGAGAGCGTTAATTTTTCATCGGCATTGCTATTACCCCatactttttaatataagaTACAAATGCAATTTGAATATTAAGAAGaggaataataattttttaaaaaacataagtaacaaaaatgttatatataatatggatTGCATACATTTAATTGAAAACATGAAATATGTAAATGAGaataatgttaataaaaatataattttacttTATATAGAAAGATTAAAATGTGTGAATGATATGTGGAATGTaaataagatatattttatttttaagacattaataaaatataatatatatgatatgatattattaaagaagatagaaaataatattataaatattaatatggttgatgatataaaaaaggattgttatgaaaatatttatattataagaatatcttatgtattatatgcattttattattttttaaatgataatattaatctaCAAGTTGTAgagaaattaatttatatgctCAATAAAAAGATTGattacattatatatcataaagatttttttaatgagtttattttatttcatattagaaaatatgatgaacaaaataaaaatgtaccTTATAAGAAGGATACATCATCTAATGTTTTGTTAGAAGATATAAAGGTTGATATGaataatgtaataaataatgTATCAAGCATATCAAATAAAATGTTGAATAATGTGCATGATAATATTACACAACAACCCTTTATCTTTCAATTTGATAAGAACCATTCTAAAGATGTGTGTGttagaaatataaatttct
It encodes the following:
- a CDS encoding glutamyl-tRNA(Gln) amidotransferase subunit B, putative; the protein is MFILFLHFYRIMSSYVIFSSFFMFIIYYHSFITCFNIKHISNNNNLLIPLNKCSFKKGRKNKHLNFYDLAKSQVKQHGGTLRKNDIFFSDIKNEEIKENTISHMEKNIKCKIGLEVHIQLSTKYKAFCNCFNISSLYGEKTYEKNHNDLIAFIRENIWKGKNEEVKVSNEKVSNEKVSNEKVSNEKVSNVKVSNVKVSNVKEPNEHKNIHQSIFDNQIKKNKDLINNNNSDDIIINKYHNNENIEPNKYICNTCIGEVGSLNTLNSTAVLFSYLISIIFNCNLNNNISFDRKIYNYYDLPKGYQITQHDNPIGYDGYILLNEKKYHIKSIQLEEDTSKCYLYFSNKDEDVTNSNDNHINCNDNKYIDKNDNRSIHNNINTNYNNIYSEKINNEHYVRNNMNQIHSKPDKILLDYNRCGVPLVEVVVEKTDMNSDECINILKEIKNKVCLLGVCVGNKENIRSDINISFEYGNIKNDRIEIKNINSFKKIRNYIETEKKNFINYIIKNNINNNIINDHINNDKNSNNIHNNNNNNTSCTNNNIYTKSYIDNTHFILRKKESYNYVKEGNIPIYKINDNILKLLKFYVNYKIKIYQDEKKYNWSKHYFHVFFNDPFLYNYFNECLKYEQEKYVSNFLVNTLLDILKKKNIISKQILIKPKDLCFIINYAHTNNIDNTFLKSFIFQFIDKQFNKEIFYEQLKHVNTIDIEHTLIELIKQNKHFLKYDQNKVSIINQQNFKNRIIGLLKNKFNVHTSNVIINYKHVNDFILNYINKNLL